In Aegilops tauschii subsp. strangulata cultivar AL8/78 chromosome 3, Aet v6.0, whole genome shotgun sequence, one genomic interval encodes:
- the LOC109786254 gene encoding SKP1-like protein 20, giving the protein MADTARTAERKLTLKSADGEEFVVEEAVATESQTIKHIMEDGCANNIIPLPNVNAKILDMVIKYCRQHIQNRGGDAANPTAKASEPDLKTFDDKCIDVDQQIRFDVILAANYLNIKGLLDLTCQKVADMMKGRTVEEISKTFDIKNDFTKEEEEEVRKENQWAFE; this is encoded by the exons ATGGCGGACACGGCTCGGACGGCGGAGAGGAAGCTCACGCTGAAGAGCGCCGACGGCGAGGAGTTCGTGGTGGAGGAGGCGGTGGCGACGGAGTCGCAGACCATCAAGCACATCATGGAGGATGGCTGTGCCAACAACATCATCCCCCTCCCCAACGTCAACGCCAAGATCCTTGACATGGTCATCAAGTACTGCAGGCAGCACATCCAGAATCGCGGAGGCGACGCCGCCAACCCCACCGCAAAGGCCTCCGAGCCGGACCTCAAGACCTTCGACGATAAGTGCATAGACGTCGACCAGCAAATCCGCTTCGACGTCATCCTG GCTGCGAACTACCTGAACATCAAGGGGCTGCTGGACCTGACCTGCCAGAAGGTCGCTGACATGATGAAGGGGAGGACTGTAGAGGAGATCAGCAAGACCTTCGACATCAAGAATGACTTCACcaaagaggaagaggaggaagtcCGGAAGGAGAACCAATGGGCCTTCGAATGA